Proteins found in one Acidobacteriota bacterium genomic segment:
- the dnaK gene encoding molecular chaperone DnaK, whose product MAKVIGIDLGTTNSCVAFIESGQPLVIPNKEGGRTTPSIVAFTEHGDRLVGNLAKRQAVTNPANTIYAVKRLIGKKYADVTVESAKKVLPYGVTEAPNGDVRIKVRDREYSAQEISGFILAEIKKGAEEFFGEDVKEAIITVPAYFSDPQRQATKDAGRIAGLEVLRILNEPTAACIAFNLEETQAKTVAVYDLGGGTFDISILRVGEGLFEVIATAGDTYLGGEDMDQAIMAELMARFKRETGLELSGDRLALQRLKEASEKAKCELSTMTETEVNLPFIAADAAGPKHLVTRLTRPELEGIIREIVDRTRKPCEEALNIAGLEPRQIDEVLLVGGQSRTPLVIQTVREIFNREPRRDKNPDEVVALGAALQAGIMKGEVKEIVLLDAIPLSLGVSTKGNMFVKLIERGSAIPTKKSRIFTTVADNQDTVQIHVLQGERELANENISLGKFELVGIPPAPKGVPQIEVTFDINANGIVSVHAKDLITGNQQQIVVNPSSGLTEEEIERIVTEAEKRAEEDRSMIELQKLKMKLERLLESNQRTFAEFGTSLEEEKRQNIEKILEEARRSMAVDNMTRLQEALQQLSAVSRTLSEVILYDPKFMGGPKA is encoded by the coding sequence ATGGCTAAGGTGATCGGGATCGATCTCGGGACCACCAACAGTTGCGTGGCCTTTATCGAATCGGGCCAGCCCCTCGTCATACCCAACAAGGAGGGGGGTCGGACCACCCCGTCCATCGTGGCCTTCACCGAGCACGGCGACCGCCTGGTGGGCAACCTCGCCAAGCGCCAGGCCGTCACCAACCCGGCCAACACCATCTACGCCGTCAAGCGCCTCATCGGGAAGAAATACGCCGACGTGACCGTGGAAAGCGCCAAGAAGGTCCTTCCCTACGGCGTCACCGAGGCGCCGAACGGAGACGTCCGCATCAAAGTGCGCGACCGGGAGTACTCGGCCCAGGAAATCTCGGGCTTCATCCTGGCCGAGATCAAGAAGGGCGCCGAGGAGTTCTTCGGGGAGGACGTGAAGGAGGCCATCATCACCGTCCCGGCCTACTTCTCCGACCCCCAGCGCCAGGCCACGAAGGACGCCGGCAGGATCGCCGGCCTGGAGGTCCTGCGCATCCTCAACGAGCCCACGGCGGCCTGCATCGCCTTCAACCTGGAGGAGACCCAGGCCAAGACGGTGGCCGTCTACGACCTCGGGGGCGGCACCTTCGACATCAGCATCCTGAGGGTCGGGGAGGGGCTCTTCGAGGTCATCGCCACCGCGGGAGACACGTACCTCGGCGGCGAGGACATGGACCAGGCCATCATGGCCGAGCTCATGGCCCGCTTCAAGCGGGAGACGGGGCTCGAGCTCTCGGGGGACCGTCTGGCCCTCCAGCGCCTGAAGGAGGCCTCCGAGAAGGCCAAGTGCGAGCTCTCCACCATGACCGAGACGGAGGTGAACCTGCCCTTCATCGCGGCCGACGCGGCCGGCCCCAAGCACCTCGTCACCCGCCTCACGCGCCCCGAGCTGGAGGGCATCATCCGCGAAATCGTGGACCGCACCCGCAAGCCCTGCGAGGAGGCCCTGAACATCGCCGGCCTGGAACCCAGGCAGATCGACGAGGTGCTCCTCGTCGGCGGCCAGTCGCGCACCCCCCTCGTGATCCAGACGGTGCGGGAGATCTTCAATCGCGAGCCGCGCCGGGACAAGAACCCCGACGAGGTGGTGGCCCTGGGCGCCGCCCTTCAGGCCGGCATCATGAAGGGCGAGGTCAAGGAGATCGTCCTCCTCGACGCCATCCCGCTCAGCCTCGGCGTCTCCACCAAGGGCAACATGTTCGTCAAGCTCATCGAGCGGGGCTCCGCCATCCCCACCAAGAAGTCCCGCATCTTCACCACCGTCGCCGACAACCAGGACACGGTGCAGATCCACGTCCTCCAGGGCGAGCGCGAACTGGCCAACGAGAACATCTCCCTGGGCAAGTTCGAGCTCGTGGGCATCCCGCCCGCCCCGAAGGGCGTGCCCCAGATCGAGGTCACCTTCGACATCAACGCCAACGGGATCGTCTCGGTCCACGCCAAGGACCTCATCACGGGCAACCAGCAGCAGATCGTGGTCAACCCCTCCTCGGGCCTCACCGAGGAGGAGATCGAACGCATCGTCACCGAGGCGGAGAAGCGGGCCGAAGAGGACCGCAGCATGATCGAGCTCCAGAAGCTCAAAATGAAGCTCGAGCGCCTCCTGGAGAGCAACCAGCGCACCTTCGCCGAGTTCGGCACGAGCCTGGAGGAGGAGAAGCGCCAGAACATCGAGAAGATCCTGGAGGAGGCCCGGCGCAGCATGGCGGTGGACAACATGACGAGGCTCCAGGAGGCCCTCCAGCAGCTCTCCGCGGTCTCCCGCACCCTCTCCGAAGTGATCCTCTACGATCCCAAGTTCATGGGAGGCCCCAAGGCATGA
- the dnaJ gene encoding molecular chaperone DnaJ codes for MTSSSDYYEVLGVSRNATQEEVKSAYRKAALKYHPDKNPGNKEAEEKFKKASEAYSVLGDPERRARYDRFGTADAAPGGGIPWDSDVFADFSDLLGGLFGFGDFFGGGRGGARPPQRGSDLRYDLRLSLEEAFSGKEETLTIPKEEPCPACHGTGSTSGQRITCSACRGRGTVAFRQGFFTVSRTCPQCRGEGEIVKDPCGECRGRGRRRAQKTLKVKIPAGVDSGSRLRIGGEGDAAERTGPPGDLYIFIEVEEHPFYKRGGDDLYCLVPLSVPQAVLGTEVALDTFEGEERLQVPAGTQAGQRFRIHGKGMPRLGRSGRGDLYVEVEVQVPKKLSKDEKRLYAELQRLEKEREEKGGGFFRKVMEKFA; via the coding sequence ATGACGTCTTCGAGCGACTACTACGAGGTCCTGGGCGTCTCGAGAAACGCGACCCAGGAAGAGGTGAAGTCCGCCTACCGCAAGGCGGCCCTCAAGTACCACCCGGACAAGAACCCAGGCAACAAGGAGGCGGAGGAGAAATTCAAGAAGGCCAGCGAGGCCTACTCCGTCCTGGGGGACCCCGAGCGGCGGGCCCGGTACGACCGATTCGGGACCGCCGACGCCGCACCGGGAGGAGGCATCCCCTGGGATTCGGACGTCTTCGCCGATTTCTCCGACCTCCTGGGAGGCCTCTTCGGCTTCGGCGACTTCTTCGGCGGAGGCCGGGGCGGCGCGCGCCCGCCCCAGCGGGGCTCGGACCTGCGCTACGACCTGCGCCTCAGCCTCGAGGAGGCCTTTTCCGGCAAGGAGGAGACCCTCACCATCCCCAAGGAGGAGCCCTGCCCCGCGTGCCATGGCACCGGCTCCACCTCCGGCCAGCGCATCACCTGCTCGGCCTGCCGGGGCCGGGGGACGGTGGCCTTCCGGCAGGGCTTCTTCACCGTCAGCCGAACCTGCCCCCAGTGCCGGGGGGAGGGCGAGATCGTCAAGGACCCCTGCGGCGAGTGCCGCGGACGCGGCCGCCGGAGGGCCCAGAAGACCCTCAAGGTCAAGATCCCGGCCGGCGTGGATTCGGGCTCCCGTCTGCGCATCGGCGGCGAGGGCGACGCCGCGGAGCGCACGGGCCCTCCCGGAGACCTCTACATTTTCATCGAGGTGGAGGAGCACCCCTTCTACAAGCGCGGAGGCGACGATCTGTACTGCCTCGTGCCCCTGAGCGTGCCCCAGGCGGTCCTCGGCACGGAAGTGGCCCTGGACACCTTCGAGGGCGAGGAGCGCCTCCAGGTGCCCGCAGGCACCCAGGCGGGCCAGCGCTTCCGCATCCACGGCAAGGGGATGCCGCGCCTGGGCCGCTCGGGCCGGGGAGACCTCTACGTGGAGGTGGAGGTCCAGGTCCCCAAGAAGCTCAGCAAAGACGAGAAGCGCCTCTACGCCGAACTCCAGCGCCTCGAAAAGGAGCGCGAGGAGAAAGGCGGCGGGTTCTTCCGGAAGGTCATGGAGAAGTTCGCGTGA
- the ybgF gene encoding tol-pal system protein YbgF: protein MSRWRIAAALTAPFWFVGCAAVNPAMDDVSRRVDYLRQDVEKLTAQQKELAEEIRRLAAGGTAPASAPGATPAPPEAPAARARVDVQDLSSAPADQYRSAFALMEEGRYAEAERAFAAFVAAYPQSDLADNAQYWIGECLYTEKNFKDARDAFKGVSDHFPFGNKVPDALYKQALCERQLGETEAAAKTLARLREFFPESEAAAKAGALP, encoded by the coding sequence ATGTCCCGTTGGAGGATCGCGGCGGCCTTGACGGCGCCTTTCTGGTTCGTCGGATGCGCGGCGGTGAACCCCGCCATGGACGACGTCTCCCGCCGGGTGGACTACCTGAGGCAGGACGTGGAGAAGCTCACGGCCCAGCAGAAGGAGCTCGCGGAGGAGATCCGCCGCCTCGCCGCCGGCGGGACGGCTCCGGCGTCCGCGCCCGGCGCCACGCCTGCTCCTCCCGAGGCCCCCGCCGCGAGGGCCCGCGTGGACGTGCAGGACCTTTCCTCCGCTCCCGCCGACCAGTACCGGAGCGCCTTCGCCCTCATGGAGGAGGGGCGGTACGCCGAAGCGGAACGGGCCTTCGCCGCTTTCGTGGCCGCCTACCCCCAGTCGGACCTCGCCGACAACGCCCAGTACTGGATCGGCGAGTGCCTGTACACGGAGAAGAACTTCAAGGACGCGCGGGACGCCTTCAAGGGGGTCTCCGACCACTTCCCCTTCGGCAACAAGGTCCCCGACGCCCTCTACAAGCAGGCCCTCTGCGAGAGACAGCTCGGCGAGACCGAGGCGGCGGCCAAGACCCTGGCCCGCCTGCGGGAGTTCTTCCCCGAGTCGGAGGCCGCGGCCAAGGCCGGGGCCCTGCCCTAA
- a CDS encoding phosphotransferase has product MRTEVWTPVAADASARRYFKGEGAGGPVLRAEYGEDRDGLNRYVFLTRLFQSRGIRVPALYEARPEEGVCIVEWIEGEPLSRGRWNPEWESRLVDLALSVAAVPPWEGEPDLLALDADRLRFELRFFALHFLEGLLNRPRDPALAAALDGLAEEVASFPRALAHRDFHSENVLASRSGEWVLIDFQDALLAPRCYDAASLACDAYRHPDPAIGRRIEAAWIERTGHPSEEFRRTELQRCLKALGTFGYQVTRRRKVRYLLPARRTAARADHLLRSAPAPLPGLAEALQEAARI; this is encoded by the coding sequence ATGCGCACCGAAGTGTGGACGCCCGTGGCGGCGGACGCCTCGGCCCGGCGCTACTTCAAAGGCGAGGGGGCCGGCGGCCCCGTCCTGCGCGCCGAGTACGGCGAAGACCGGGACGGCCTCAACCGCTACGTCTTCCTCACGCGGCTCTTCCAATCCCGCGGCATCCGGGTCCCCGCCCTCTACGAGGCCCGGCCCGAGGAGGGCGTCTGCATCGTGGAGTGGATCGAAGGCGAGCCCCTCTCGCGCGGACGGTGGAATCCCGAGTGGGAATCCCGCCTGGTGGACCTGGCCCTCTCCGTCGCCGCCGTCCCCCCCTGGGAAGGCGAGCCCGACCTCCTGGCCCTCGACGCCGACCGCCTCCGCTTCGAACTCCGCTTCTTCGCCCTCCACTTCCTGGAGGGCCTCCTCAACCGCCCACGCGACCCGGCCCTCGCCGCCGCCCTCGACGGCCTCGCCGAGGAGGTCGCCTCCTTCCCGCGGGCCCTCGCCCACCGGGACTTTCACTCGGAGAACGTCCTGGCCTCCCGATCCGGCGAGTGGGTCCTCATCGACTTCCAGGACGCCCTCCTGGCCCCCAGGTGCTACGACGCCGCCTCCCTCGCGTGCGACGCCTACCGCCACCCCGACCCGGCCATCGGCCGCCGCATCGAGGCGGCCTGGATCGAGCGCACGGGCCACCCCTCGGAGGAGTTCCGGCGCACCGAACTCCAGCGCTGCCTCAAGGCCCTGGGCACCTTCGGATACCAGGTCACCCGCCGCCGCAAGGTCCGCTACCTCCTCCCCGCCCGGCGCACCGCCGCCCGCGCCGACCACCTCCTCCGCTCCGCCCCCGCCCCCCTGCCCGGCCTCGCCGAAGCCCTCCAGGAAGCGGCGAGGATCTAA
- a CDS encoding methylmalonyl-CoA mutase family protein: protein MDAHDTRKRLSEAAAACRARTEKQLQKGGRAAVRTDSGVEVKPLYTPEDFPESAYLDRLGFPGEPPFTRGVQPTMYRGRLWTMRQYAGFGTAEESNRRYRYLLEQGQTGLSVAFDLPTQMGLDSDDPLSEGEVGKVGVAVDSIEDMEVLFSGLPLDKVSTSMTINATAFILLALYQAVAERRGVAPDLLTGTVQNDILKEYVARGTYIFPPRPSLRIITDLFAYATDRLPRFNTISISGYHIREAGSTAAQEIAFTLLDGLTYVQAAVDAGLRVDAFGERLSFFFNAHSHFLEEVAKYRAARRLWGRLMAERFGATNPKARMLRFHTQTAGSTLTAQQPLVNVVRTTLEAFAAVLGGTQSLHTNSYDEALGLPTQDSATLALRTQQVIGFESGAADTVDPLAGAYAVEALTDALESKALDIMAEVEKRGGMIAAIESGYVQQEIQDAAYRAQQAVERGEKVVVGVNRFQDETAVHPPVLKVDPELERRQIERVRALRDKRDRAPWEAALKRVDEAAKSGANLLPVTLEAVKARATVGEIIRVLKTTFGTQDAE, encoded by the coding sequence ATGGACGCGCACGACACGCGCAAGCGTCTCTCCGAAGCCGCCGCGGCCTGCCGCGCCCGCACGGAGAAGCAGCTTCAGAAGGGCGGGCGGGCTGCGGTTCGCACCGATTCCGGCGTCGAGGTCAAGCCCCTCTACACCCCCGAGGACTTCCCCGAATCGGCCTACCTGGACCGCCTGGGTTTCCCCGGCGAGCCCCCCTTCACCCGCGGCGTCCAGCCCACCATGTACCGCGGCCGCCTCTGGACCATGCGCCAGTACGCCGGCTTCGGCACCGCCGAGGAGAGCAACCGCCGCTACCGCTACCTCCTCGAACAGGGTCAGACGGGCCTCTCCGTGGCCTTCGACCTGCCTACCCAGATGGGCCTCGACTCGGACGACCCCCTCTCCGAGGGCGAGGTCGGCAAGGTCGGCGTGGCCGTGGACTCCATCGAGGACATGGAGGTCCTCTTCTCGGGCCTTCCCCTCGACAAGGTCTCCACCTCCATGACCATCAACGCCACCGCCTTCATCCTCCTGGCCCTCTACCAGGCCGTGGCCGAGCGGCGGGGCGTGGCCCCGGACCTCCTCACGGGCACCGTCCAGAACGACATCCTCAAGGAGTACGTGGCCCGCGGCACCTACATCTTCCCGCCCAGGCCCTCCCTCCGGATCATCACCGACCTCTTCGCCTACGCCACCGACCGCCTGCCGCGCTTCAACACCATCTCCATCTCGGGCTACCACATCCGCGAGGCCGGCTCCACCGCCGCCCAGGAGATCGCCTTCACCCTCCTCGACGGCCTCACCTACGTCCAGGCCGCCGTGGACGCGGGCCTCCGGGTGGACGCCTTCGGCGAGCGCCTCTCCTTCTTCTTCAACGCCCACAGCCACTTTCTCGAAGAGGTGGCCAAGTACCGCGCCGCCCGCCGCCTGTGGGGACGCCTCATGGCCGAGCGCTTCGGCGCCACCAACCCCAAGGCCCGCATGCTCCGCTTCCACACCCAGACGGCCGGCTCCACCCTCACGGCCCAACAGCCCCTCGTCAACGTGGTCCGCACCACTCTCGAGGCCTTCGCCGCCGTCCTGGGCGGCACCCAGTCCCTCCACACGAACTCCTACGACGAGGCCCTGGGCCTGCCCACGCAGGACTCGGCCACCCTCGCCCTCCGCACCCAGCAGGTCATCGGCTTCGAGAGCGGCGCCGCCGACACGGTGGACCCCCTCGCCGGCGCGTACGCCGTGGAGGCCCTCACCGACGCGCTGGAGAGCAAGGCCCTCGACATCATGGCCGAGGTGGAGAAGCGCGGCGGCATGATCGCCGCCATCGAGTCGGGCTACGTCCAGCAGGAGATCCAGGACGCGGCCTACCGCGCCCAGCAGGCCGTGGAGCGCGGCGAGAAGGTCGTCGTCGGCGTCAACCGCTTCCAGGACGAGACCGCCGTCCACCCGCCCGTCCTCAAGGTGGACCCCGAACTGGAGCGCCGCCAGATCGAGCGGGTCCGCGCCCTGCGCGACAAGCGCGACCGCGCCCCCTGGGAGGCCGCCCTGAAGCGCGTGGACGAGGCCGCAAAGTCCGGCGCCAACCTCCTCCCCGTCACCCTCGAAGCCGTCAAGGCGAGGGCCACCGTCGGCGAGATCATCCGCGTCCTCAAGACCACCTTCGGCACCCAGGACGCCGAATAG
- a CDS encoding OmpA family protein translates to MRYAILLGMALAGAVAAAPPAPERMDLLDMASGALVVSSSGEYGAAWTADQLIDGTTESGWCNAEGKVAPNTMVIELAQPFAVTAVAADNTGAQDGKYAGISARQIVVSGSTTSPSGGFVELVTFEAPKGGRKEVPLPKPATAQWLRFEIRSNWGNPQYTELMELEAYGTPVGPPPKIDVSGDFETDAAGMMRLEQNGAEIRGCYDCCSIGRLSGSIEGRVLRLEWREDEGADVGSLLMVASRDGNTLTGLYFRDGKLNGEWNGRRVTGRRAACRIEGEAGLAGKLSATGSAVLYGIVFDSDSATIRAESEPTLNEVLAVLKADPKRRLLVCGHTDSTNTDAYNLRLSQERADAVVTWLTSHGCAGSRLQAKGFGESQPVTSNATAAGRALNRRVEVRKLE, encoded by the coding sequence ATGCGATATGCGATCCTGTTGGGAATGGCGCTCGCGGGGGCGGTCGCTGCTGCGCCTCCGGCGCCGGAGCGGATGGATCTTCTCGACATGGCCAGCGGCGCCCTGGTCGTTTCGTCGAGCGGCGAGTACGGAGCCGCATGGACGGCGGACCAGTTGATCGACGGAACGACCGAGTCGGGGTGGTGCAACGCGGAAGGGAAAGTCGCGCCGAACACGATGGTCATCGAACTCGCTCAGCCCTTCGCCGTGACGGCCGTGGCGGCGGACAACACCGGCGCTCAGGACGGCAAATACGCCGGGATCTCGGCGCGCCAGATCGTGGTCTCGGGTTCGACCACCTCGCCCAGCGGCGGCTTCGTCGAGCTCGTTACCTTCGAAGCTCCGAAAGGTGGGCGCAAAGAGGTTCCGCTACCGAAGCCGGCCACGGCACAGTGGCTGCGCTTCGAGATCCGCAGCAACTGGGGAAACCCACAGTACACCGAATTGATGGAACTCGAAGCCTACGGAACGCCCGTCGGGCCGCCCCCCAAGATCGACGTCTCGGGGGATTTCGAAACCGACGCCGCCGGGATGATGCGCCTCGAGCAGAACGGCGCCGAGATCCGGGGCTGCTACGATTGTTGCTCCATCGGACGGTTGAGCGGAAGCATCGAGGGCCGGGTGCTCCGCTTGGAGTGGCGCGAAGACGAGGGCGCCGACGTGGGGAGCCTGCTCATGGTGGCCTCCCGCGACGGCAACACCCTCACCGGCCTTTACTTCCGGGACGGAAAACTGAACGGCGAATGGAACGGCCGACGGGTCACCGGACGGCGGGCCGCTTGCAGAATCGAGGGAGAAGCCGGCCTGGCCGGAAAGCTGTCGGCCACCGGTTCGGCGGTCCTGTACGGGATCGTCTTTGACAGCGATTCGGCCACCATCCGGGCCGAGTCCGAGCCCACCCTCAACGAAGTGCTCGCCGTGCTGAAGGCCGACCCGAAACGCCGGCTGCTCGTTTGCGGCCACACCGATTCGACCAACACCGACGCCTACAACCTCCGCCTTTCTCAAGAGCGGGCCGACGCCGTCGTCACGTGGTTGACCTCCCACGGCTGCGCCGGGTCCCGCCTGCAGGCCAAGGGCTTCGGGGAGTCCCAACCCGTTACCAGCAATGCCACCGCCGCGGGGCGAGCCCTCAACCGGCGCGTGGAGGTGAGGAAACTCGAGTAA
- a CDS encoding Hsp70 family protein, whose product MPSFDVSEPFLGGSQKMKAVMVLRGRPLVLDKTLKVWGIDLGTTNSTVTEIRFSSNWDVGAAPDMTVLELDQPTQEGVFTSPLVPSVLAVLPSGGHWVGEGAKRLRARPQEAGLIPERTLFFETKNEMGLKKSYYRAAEPYDRPSKIAGHILQALCERAKEASGGPADRVVVTVPASFQLSQRMDTLSAARMAGLDLGPYDLLDEPTAALLAFIETAGAGELFTAGGLNRVLVFDFGGGTCDVSIVEVTLSAREKRLEAAMRAASRYHRLGGGDLDGAIVHDVLLPALIEENGIDPRELSWAEKKRGLEPQLLGTAEALKIGLCREIDRLKKFGKYPKGGIGIEAHQPPVTCWLGGRALSLSKPILTAPEWEQILQPFLDTDNLYARETEYRLTQSVFSPLQDALDRANLKAGEIDVVLLVGGSTLIPEVSEAMGAFFSKAKVVGFDDPLEVQLAVSKGAALHAFCLEVLGHPVIQPVLADTVALLTGKGDPLTLIQAGSSVPYPPDGGFARIDRLSVPASGEHEMRMEVVALPSRQVLLNEVWHMDGAAKRGEHITLEYRFGANGELECGAYVTERPQQNFHRSAENPLVTVVNPHPTRLRIESLEEEIRQRGGPSPKNAGKLLQLAKLYADLGQYEKAIDFLRVTLRLINRPDAELLNLMGLYYADLKDIERSEKALLAADEASSNWGGPLFNLGVQKWKRGDYTGAVEALQGSLRKEPASAPAQTLLSLCQDALGKEAEAAATRRAARDNFGPPRQMDDWKLGWFETWAHASSDAEGLKAVENERTRRNSKGTPTSEQVLRPEVRPSIEKMR is encoded by the coding sequence ATGCCATCCTTCGATGTGAGTGAGCCATTCCTTGGGGGGAGTCAGAAAATGAAAGCCGTTATGGTTCTCAGGGGGCGTCCCCTTGTTCTGGACAAGACTCTGAAGGTTTGGGGAATTGACCTGGGCACGACCAACTCGACGGTGACAGAGATCCGGTTCTCGTCGAACTGGGACGTCGGGGCTGCCCCAGACATGACGGTCCTCGAATTGGACCAACCTACCCAGGAGGGGGTATTCACATCTCCACTCGTGCCCTCCGTACTTGCCGTATTGCCCTCAGGGGGGCATTGGGTCGGTGAGGGAGCAAAGCGGCTCCGCGCCAGGCCCCAGGAAGCCGGCTTGATTCCGGAGCGGACCTTGTTCTTCGAAACAAAGAACGAGATGGGGCTCAAGAAGAGTTACTACCGAGCCGCCGAGCCCTACGACCGTCCCAGCAAGATCGCGGGTCACATCCTTCAGGCGCTGTGCGAGCGGGCGAAGGAGGCATCGGGAGGGCCAGCCGATAGGGTCGTGGTGACCGTCCCTGCCTCCTTTCAACTCAGCCAACGCATGGACACCCTCTCGGCGGCTCGGATGGCTGGGCTCGACCTCGGCCCCTACGACCTCTTGGACGAGCCCACTGCGGCACTCCTGGCCTTCATCGAGACGGCCGGGGCGGGGGAGCTTTTCACTGCAGGTGGGCTGAACCGAGTTCTCGTGTTTGATTTCGGCGGCGGGACCTGCGACGTCAGCATCGTGGAGGTCACGCTGTCGGCCCGAGAGAAACGGCTCGAAGCCGCCATGAGGGCTGCATCTCGCTACCACCGTCTCGGCGGGGGCGACCTGGATGGGGCCATTGTCCACGACGTACTCCTTCCGGCTTTGATCGAAGAAAACGGGATTGACCCCCGAGAGCTCTCCTGGGCGGAGAAAAAGCGGGGCCTGGAGCCGCAGCTCCTCGGAACCGCCGAGGCCCTGAAGATTGGTTTGTGCAGGGAGATCGACCGCCTGAAGAAGTTCGGAAAGTACCCAAAAGGCGGCATCGGCATCGAGGCCCACCAGCCCCCAGTCACGTGTTGGCTCGGCGGCCGGGCGCTGAGCCTGTCCAAACCCATTTTGACCGCTCCAGAGTGGGAGCAGATCCTTCAGCCCTTCCTCGACACCGACAATCTTTACGCCCGGGAGACCGAATACCGTCTTACCCAGTCGGTCTTTTCACCTCTGCAAGACGCCTTGGACCGGGCCAATTTGAAGGCAGGAGAGATAGACGTCGTCCTCTTGGTGGGAGGGAGCACACTCATCCCGGAGGTGTCTGAGGCCATGGGGGCTTTCTTCTCCAAGGCGAAGGTCGTCGGCTTCGATGACCCCCTCGAGGTCCAATTGGCCGTAAGCAAAGGGGCGGCCCTCCACGCATTCTGTTTGGAGGTCCTGGGGCACCCTGTCATCCAGCCCGTCCTGGCCGACACGGTTGCCCTTCTCACCGGCAAGGGGGACCCACTCACGCTCATCCAGGCAGGCTCGTCTGTCCCTTACCCTCCGGATGGTGGGTTTGCGCGGATTGACCGGCTCTCAGTCCCCGCCTCCGGAGAGCACGAAATGCGCATGGAAGTGGTGGCCCTTCCTTCGAGGCAGGTTCTCCTCAATGAAGTTTGGCATATGGATGGAGCGGCCAAGCGGGGGGAGCACATTACACTCGAGTACAGGTTCGGGGCCAATGGAGAGCTCGAATGCGGGGCCTATGTTACTGAAAGGCCTCAGCAGAACTTTCACCGGTCGGCGGAGAACCCGCTTGTCACCGTAGTCAATCCCCACCCCACTCGCCTCAGGATCGAATCGCTTGAGGAGGAGATACGCCAGCGTGGGGGGCCAAGTCCAAAGAATGCTGGAAAGCTGTTGCAACTGGCGAAGCTCTATGCAGACCTCGGCCAATACGAGAAGGCCATCGATTTCCTAAGGGTTACGCTTCGCCTCATCAACCGTCCCGATGCAGAGTTGCTGAACCTCATGGGGCTCTATTACGCTGACCTGAAGGACATCGAGCGCTCAGAAAAGGCGCTCCTGGCGGCCGACGAGGCTTCGTCAAACTGGGGCGGCCCGCTGTTCAACCTGGGCGTGCAAAAGTGGAAGCGCGGTGACTACACCGGGGCCGTGGAAGCCCTTCAGGGGAGCCTAAGGAAGGAACCCGCCTCTGCGCCGGCCCAGACCCTCTTGTCGCTTTGCCAGGATGCGTTGGGAAAAGAGGCGGAGGCTGCGGCCACACGGAGGGCGGCACGGGACAACTTCGGCCCTCCCCGCCAGATGGACGACTGGAAACTTGGATGGTTCGAGACCTGGGCACACGCCTCCAGCGACGCCGAAGGTCTGAAGGCGGTCGAGAATGAAAGAACTCGCCGCAATTCCAAGGGGACCCCGACTAGCGAGCAGGTCTTGCGCCCAGAAGTGAGGCCTTCCATCGAGAAGATGCGATGA